Proteins encoded together in one Euzebya rosea window:
- the ispD gene encoding 2-C-methyl-D-erythritol 4-phosphate cytidylyltransferase: MSGRPAIRVGLVIVAAGSGTRLGHDHPKAFVELGGRSLLAHALDRLASAADDVVVVGPPTHMEQALAQVERMGPGTRVVPGGATRTGSVAAGMAALGAVDVIAVHDAARPLVDAAALRRAVAAVVDGADASAPALPVTDTLKEVADGEVVIRTVDRASLRAVQTPQVFRAEVLHAAHARGVDATDDLALVEAGGGTVVLVPGSARYLKVTYPDDLLLAEAFLASGDHEERA, translated from the coding sequence ATGAGCGGACGCCCGGCGATCCGCGTCGGGCTCGTGATCGTGGCCGCGGGATCGGGTACACGGCTCGGCCACGACCATCCCAAGGCGTTCGTCGAGCTCGGCGGCCGCAGCCTGCTCGCACATGCCCTCGATCGGCTGGCGTCGGCAGCCGACGACGTTGTCGTCGTGGGTCCACCCACCCACATGGAGCAGGCCCTGGCGCAGGTCGAGCGGATGGGACCCGGCACACGGGTCGTGCCCGGCGGCGCCACCCGGACCGGCTCGGTGGCGGCGGGGATGGCTGCGCTGGGCGCGGTCGACGTCATCGCCGTGCACGACGCTGCGCGGCCCCTGGTGGACGCCGCCGCCTTGCGGCGGGCAGTCGCCGCGGTGGTGGACGGCGCCGACGCATCGGCTCCAGCCCTCCCGGTCACCGACACGCTGAAGGAGGTCGCCGACGGAGAGGTGGTGATCCGCACCGTCGACCGCGCGTCCCTGCGAGCCGTCCAGACCCCGCAGGTCTTCCGTGCCGAGGTGCTCCACGCAGCGCACGCCCGAGGGGTCGACGCGACCGACGACCTCGCCCTCGTCGAGGCGGGGGGCGGCACGGTGGTGTTGGTCCCGGGGAGCGCCCGCTACCTGAAGGTGACCTATCCCGACGACCTGCTGCTGGCCGAGGCCTTCCTCGCGTCGGGCGACCACGAGGAGCGCGCGTGA
- the ispF gene encoding 2-C-methyl-D-erythritol 2,4-cyclodiphosphate synthase yields MRIGQGVDAHAFATDERPLRLGGVVIPGAPGLDGHSDADVVLHAIVDALLGAVAMGDIGDLVGVDEPGTKGADSATFVALARDRLAAEGWRTVNVDATVLAQKPRLSPHVPAMRRATAEALAVPVDAVSVKATTTDRLGMVGRGEGIACTAVVLVERVR; encoded by the coding sequence ATCCGCATCGGACAGGGCGTGGACGCCCACGCCTTCGCCACCGACGAGCGGCCGCTCCGGCTCGGCGGCGTGGTCATCCCGGGGGCACCGGGCCTCGATGGTCACAGTGATGCGGACGTGGTCCTGCATGCCATCGTCGATGCGCTGCTGGGCGCCGTCGCGATGGGTGACATCGGCGACCTCGTGGGCGTCGACGAACCCGGGACGAAGGGGGCGGACAGCGCCACCTTCGTCGCGCTGGCCCGCGATCGGCTGGCCGCCGAGGGGTGGCGGACGGTCAACGTCGACGCCACGGTGCTGGCCCAGAAGCCACGCCTGTCGCCGCATGTCCCGGCGATGCGGCGTGCGACGGCCGAGGCCCTCGCCGTGCCCGTCGACGCGGTGTCGGTCAAGGCAACGACGACTGATCGGCTCGGGATGGTGGGCCGCGGGGAAGGGATCGCCTGCACGGCGGTCGTCCTGGTGGAACGGGTGCGCTGA
- the rlmB gene encoding 23S rRNA (guanosine(2251)-2'-O)-methyltransferase RlmB has protein sequence MSPRNRRPSRPTTTRPSEVRGGDGRSDRYVIPGRQPVREAIRAGRDLEAVIIDTRQVDALADLAQAAADAGVTLRTASRDEMDALTGEVRHQGVVALAAPFAYASMDRLATADLVLVLDGVTDPRNLGAIARVAEQAGAGGIVIRSKRAASPSPAAEKAAAGALSWVPVVVATNITRAVEELRDHGLWSLGLAGDAPRTIWDEPLLDERVALVIGEEGAGLSRLVAERVDALVSIPMAGRLDSLNAATATAVTAFEWSRRHHNG, from the coding sequence GTGAGCCCACGCAACCGTCGACCGTCTCGCCCGACCACCACCCGTCCATCGGAGGTCCGCGGTGGCGACGGTCGATCCGACCGCTACGTGATCCCGGGCCGGCAGCCCGTTCGCGAGGCGATCCGCGCAGGTCGCGACCTCGAGGCGGTCATCATCGACACCCGCCAGGTCGACGCCCTGGCAGACCTGGCGCAGGCGGCTGCGGATGCGGGGGTGACGCTGCGCACCGCGAGCAGGGACGAGATGGATGCGTTGACCGGAGAGGTGCGCCACCAGGGGGTCGTTGCCCTGGCCGCCCCGTTCGCCTACGCCTCCATGGATCGGCTCGCCACCGCCGACCTCGTCCTGGTCCTCGACGGCGTGACCGACCCCCGCAACCTGGGGGCCATCGCGCGCGTGGCCGAGCAGGCGGGCGCTGGTGGCATCGTGATCCGGTCCAAGCGAGCCGCGTCGCCGTCCCCTGCGGCAGAGAAGGCCGCGGCCGGTGCGCTCTCGTGGGTGCCGGTCGTGGTCGCCACCAACATCACCAGGGCCGTGGAGGAGCTTCGCGACCACGGCTTGTGGTCCCTCGGGCTCGCGGGGGACGCTCCCCGGACGATCTGGGACGAACCCCTGCTGGACGAGCGCGTGGCGCTGGTCATCGGCGAGGAGGGTGCCGGTCTGTCGCGCCTCGTCGCGGAACGGGTGGACGCGCTGGTCTCCATCCCGATGGCGGGCAGGCTCGACTCGCTGAACGCGGCGACCGCCACCGCGGTCACCGCCTTCGAGTGGTCACGGCGCCATCACAACGGGTAG
- the sigH gene encoding RNA polymerase sporulation sigma factor SigH, with protein MGSSTPLGGAAASDEELVSRTWNGDSEALDQLLDRYRGFVRMKARSYFLVGADREDVVQEGMVGLYKAIRDYDPTHEASFRGFAELCVVRQIITAIKTATRQKHAPLNSYVSLHAKVSDEDSDTELGEQFDGGEDPADSIVQQGEMASIRSYFGQILSDLEAEVLQRYLDGETYAEIAEGLERQVKSIDNAIQRIKRKLEGYLEERKVLV; from the coding sequence ATGGGTTCGTCGACCCCGCTCGGAGGTGCTGCTGCCAGCGACGAGGAGCTGGTCTCCAGGACCTGGAACGGCGACAGCGAAGCCCTCGACCAGCTGCTGGACCGATACCGCGGGTTCGTCCGCATGAAGGCTCGTTCGTACTTCCTCGTGGGTGCCGACCGCGAGGACGTCGTGCAGGAGGGCATGGTGGGCCTCTACAAGGCCATCCGTGACTACGACCCGACGCACGAGGCGTCCTTCAGGGGGTTCGCCGAGCTCTGCGTCGTCAGGCAGATCATCACGGCGATCAAGACCGCGACGCGCCAGAAGCACGCGCCCCTGAACTCCTACGTGTCCCTGCACGCCAAGGTCAGCGACGAGGACTCCGACACCGAGCTGGGCGAGCAGTTCGACGGGGGCGAGGACCCAGCCGACAGCATCGTGCAGCAGGGTGAGATGGCCTCCATCCGCAGCTACTTCGGCCAGATCCTCTCCGACCTCGAGGCCGAGGTGCTGCAGCGCTACCTCGACGGGGAGACCTACGCCGAGATCGCCGAGGGACTCGAGCGCCAGGTCAAGTCCATCGACAACGCCATCCAGCGCATCAAGCGCAAGCTGGAGGGTTACCTCGAGGAGCGCAAGGTCCTCGTCTGA